Proteins encoded by one window of Enterobacter hormaechei subsp. xiangfangensis:
- a CDS encoding helix-turn-helix transcriptional regulator yields the protein MKNQATRLIRLPEVLERTGYGKAWIYRLINDGKFPAPVKIGSRAVAFVESEIDTWIQSVIETSRNNVA from the coding sequence ATGAAAAATCAAGCAACCCGCCTAATACGATTACCAGAAGTTCTCGAACGAACTGGCTACGGAAAAGCCTGGATATATCGTCTGATCAACGATGGTAAGTTTCCTGCTCCTGTCAAAATTGGAAGTCGTGCAGTAGCTTTCGTTGAAAGTGAGATTGATACCTGGATTCAGTCTGTTATCGAAACAAGTCGAAATAATGTTGCTTAA
- a CDS encoding ester cyclase, with product MSSTEATNKAPAVPEKSSVKSLKEEPVLQVERRDFVDLVPEKRPRVQSLRGFDDCYTDIVDYIVRCTHKIWDERDVGLIYSHYTHNCVLYNALGTLYNREQVVQDTLQRLIAFPERRGMATQVIWNGNDVDGFYTSHLVTGSGRHTQHSHLGKPTNRTFVTRTVADCMIHENKIYREWVVSDNMSLMKQLGLNTDQIAFNMAKEQFDKGFRVMDIGENGRMLGQYPPEMECDVSIAHTDTEEQCLRWLHEIYNRRMFGKIKEVYAPNVQWHGPLMKELYGTAAVTHQTLALVGMIPDGAWLPQHICSNPCDEGGVKVAVRWIIEGHHLGYGELGKPTGERLFVMGMSHYHIVNGKIVDEWVVYDHLALLAQIKLGQMEDE from the coding sequence ATGTCTTCCACCGAAGCAACAAATAAAGCACCAGCCGTACCCGAAAAAAGCAGCGTGAAATCTCTGAAAGAGGAACCTGTATTACAGGTGGAGCGTCGTGATTTTGTCGATCTGGTACCGGAAAAAAGACCGCGTGTGCAATCATTACGCGGCTTTGATGACTGCTATACCGATATTGTCGATTATATCGTTCGCTGCACCCATAAAATATGGGATGAGCGCGATGTCGGCTTAATTTATTCTCACTATACCCATAACTGCGTGCTGTATAACGCGCTGGGGACACTCTATAACCGTGAACAGGTGGTACAGGATACGCTGCAACGCTTAATTGCCTTCCCGGAACGGCGCGGAATGGCAACCCAGGTTATCTGGAACGGAAATGATGTTGACGGTTTTTATACCTCTCACCTGGTGACGGGAAGCGGGCGGCATACCCAGCACAGCCATTTAGGCAAGCCGACCAACCGCACCTTCGTTACCCGGACCGTGGCGGATTGCATGATCCACGAGAATAAAATTTATCGGGAGTGGGTGGTCAGCGACAACATGTCGTTAATGAAACAGCTTGGCCTGAACACCGATCAAATCGCATTTAATATGGCAAAAGAGCAGTTCGATAAAGGCTTCCGCGTGATGGACATCGGCGAAAACGGCCGCATGCTGGGGCAATATCCGCCGGAGATGGAGTGCGATGTATCCATTGCGCACACTGATACTGAGGAGCAGTGCCTGCGTTGGCTGCATGAGATCTACAACCGCCGGATGTTTGGCAAGATCAAAGAAGTGTATGCGCCTAACGTACAGTGGCACGGTCCGCTGATGAAAGAGCTGTACGGCACCGCGGCGGTAACCCATCAGACGCTGGCGCTGGTGGGGATGATCCCTGACGGCGCGTGGCTGCCGCAGCATATTTGTTCCAACCCGTGCGATGAAGGCGGCGTCAAAGTGGCCGTTCGCTGGATCATCGAAGGGCATCACCTGGGTTACGGCGAACTGGGCAAGCCGACCGGAGAACGACTGTTTGTGATGGGCATGTCGCACTACCACATCGTCAACGGAAAAATTGTTGATGAGTGGGTGGTTTACGACCATCTGGCGCTGTTGGCGCAAATCAAACTCGGCCAGATGGAGGACGAGTAA
- a CDS encoding DUF6387 family protein, translated as MNNWSPEHTKDIKSWFKIDTYRKFEDLSLLQFYHEIWARNLFFKEYREEFESRTLMGYFSKIFSGNPFLIEEGQLGYMTPANKLFQPPHFFLTTLDRLAETSIIAMQRGGFVWDGDDNYSINRDLREESLSDIMPDQFSRTVMFEIDLASGTDEEIAESLKAALPQWRKIKGIEPDPLESVRFGYGTIKKLISYRVIPMLDILVWAAVKKIRVSDDRLSRLLYTDDDEESEMRQSSQIKDTDRPLALKSCTTDFIRQFHYFMNKNSHLKQMKVSDVMKLSD; from the coding sequence TTGAACAACTGGTCACCAGAGCACACAAAAGACATCAAGAGTTGGTTTAAGATTGATACATATCGCAAATTTGAAGACCTCTCATTGCTCCAGTTTTACCATGAGATATGGGCTCGTAACTTGTTCTTTAAGGAGTATCGGGAAGAGTTTGAGAGCAGAACTCTTATGGGTTACTTCTCAAAAATTTTCAGTGGCAATCCTTTTTTAATTGAAGAAGGGCAACTGGGATACATGACTCCTGCCAATAAACTTTTTCAGCCTCCCCATTTTTTTCTAACAACTCTTGATCGCCTTGCTGAAACGAGCATCATTGCTATGCAACGCGGAGGTTTTGTTTGGGATGGTGATGACAATTATTCAATAAACAGAGATCTTCGGGAAGAATCACTTTCAGATATTATGCCAGATCAGTTTTCACGAACAGTCATGTTCGAGATTGATTTGGCAAGTGGCACAGACGAAGAGATTGCAGAGTCGCTTAAAGCTGCATTACCGCAGTGGCGTAAAATCAAAGGTATCGAACCAGATCCTTTAGAATCAGTTCGCTTTGGGTATGGAACTATCAAGAAACTCATCAGTTATCGTGTGATACCTATGCTGGATATCCTGGTGTGGGCAGCCGTTAAAAAAATCCGTGTCTCTGACGACAGGTTATCCAGACTGCTATATACAGACGATGACGAAGAAAGCGAAATGAGGCAGTCTAGCCAAATCAAAGATACCGACAGGCCTTTGGCTCTTAAATCCTGCACAACTGACTTTATCCGACAATTCCATTACTTCATGAACAAAAATAGCCATTTGAAGCAAATGAAAGTCTCTGATGTAATGAAACTATCTGATTAG
- a CDS encoding amidase family protein — MKRLIPPDDCPEEIAHRLDVIQQHRALNAILGVNPDATSQAEQHQQQRRRGEPIGPLHGVPLIVKDNIACAPMPITLGCRALASLNATADARVVQRLRSAGAIILARANMSEFAFDVRSRSSLGGDVANPLCPTLTAGGSSGGCAAAVAAGMADGALGTDTGGSIRIPCSYTGLVGLRPAFRRSQLNGVAPLSPSKDTVGPMVHSVEDAALLHAVIHGLPPVALPVRSLKGVRFGVVTALQGEDEVQLEVWQSALHTLRRAGATLVEVSLPFLEEVRQATCLSLYEFRVAIDDWLSKQPGAPSGLTGIVDSGAFLPEFAPFLRQMLASNTLKTPLWLAGRRFQRLLRQNLCQVAEAQRIDGFVYPTVQRLPESMAKMPPGCAPELAAISGLPAITLPCGVSRIGLPVGMEMLSVQEDEAALMVLALACEGALGEKG; from the coding sequence ATGAAGCGCCTGATACCGCCAGACGACTGCCCGGAGGAAATTGCCCACCGTCTCGACGTCATACAGCAGCACCGGGCGCTCAACGCGATCCTCGGGGTTAACCCTGACGCTACGTCTCAGGCGGAACAGCATCAGCAGCAGCGTCGACGTGGAGAACCGATCGGCCCCCTGCACGGCGTGCCGCTGATCGTCAAAGATAATATTGCCTGCGCGCCGATGCCCATTACTCTTGGCTGCCGGGCGCTGGCCTCACTTAACGCGACAGCGGATGCACGGGTCGTGCAGCGATTGCGCAGCGCGGGGGCGATTATTCTCGCCAGGGCCAATATGTCCGAGTTCGCGTTCGATGTGCGCTCGCGAAGCTCGCTGGGGGGCGATGTGGCGAATCCACTTTGCCCGACACTCACCGCCGGAGGTTCCAGCGGAGGATGCGCTGCGGCCGTGGCGGCGGGAATGGCGGATGGCGCATTGGGTACCGATACCGGCGGCTCTATCCGCATTCCCTGTAGCTATACCGGGCTGGTGGGGCTACGGCCTGCCTTTCGCCGTTCACAGCTTAACGGTGTGGCGCCGCTTTCGCCCAGCAAAGATACCGTTGGGCCAATGGTACATAGCGTTGAAGATGCCGCCTTGCTGCATGCGGTGATCCATGGCTTGCCGCCGGTTGCGCTTCCTGTGCGTTCGCTGAAAGGCGTTCGCTTTGGCGTGGTGACCGCGTTACAGGGTGAGGATGAGGTACAGCTGGAGGTCTGGCAGTCAGCGCTGCACACGTTGCGCCGTGCCGGAGCGACGCTGGTGGAGGTTTCACTCCCTTTCCTTGAAGAGGTGAGGCAGGCCACCTGCCTCAGTCTGTATGAATTTCGCGTGGCGATTGACGACTGGCTTAGCAAACAGCCTGGCGCTCCCTCCGGACTGACAGGCATTGTGGACTCCGGAGCTTTCCTGCCGGAGTTTGCGCCGTTTCTACGTCAGATGCTGGCGAGTAACACGCTGAAAACCCCGCTCTGGCTGGCGGGGCGTCGCTTTCAGCGCCTGTTGCGGCAGAACCTTTGCCAGGTGGCGGAGGCGCAGCGCATCGACGGATTTGTGTATCCCACCGTACAACGATTACCAGAAAGTATGGCGAAGATGCCGCCAGGCTGCGCGCCAGAACTGGCCGCCATCAGCGGCCTGCCTGCCATTACGTTGCCCTGTGGCGTAAGCCGTATCGGTCTGCCGGTGGGGATGGAGATGTTATCGGTGCAGGAGGATGAGGCGGCACTGATGGTGCTGGCGCTGGCGTGTGAGGGGGCGCTGGGCGAGAAGGGATAG
- the hisD gene encoding histidinol dehydrogenase: MLNKVSWIKRPQGQDAQADRSLTEKVSAIIERVKTEGDTALRAFSQQFDKVVPAQFEVSEQEIAEALEGMDAQTRRDSEFAINQVRRFAQAQLATMQPLEVETLPGVHLGHRIIPVQTVGCYVPGGRYPILSAPVMSIVPATVAGCEQIIACLPPGAHPAMIAVCHLAGAHRIFKVGGAQAIAAMAWGTESIPSVDKIVGPGNAFVNEAKRQVFGRVGIDALAGPSEIFTIADDSADPRILAADMLAQAEHDIHTRVGLATTSRDIAERTLAEVERQLASLPTAATAGEAWRRQGEIVLCEDEAQLIAFADHMATEHLQVHTRDPHATAAKIRNYGSLFIGQNASVVFSDKCCGTNHTLPTMAAARYTGGLWVGAYVKICTHQWIDEQGIPAIAEPAIRQSRTEGMQGHRRAAEIRLRPQDIDAITTGMRD, translated from the coding sequence ATGTTAAATAAGGTGAGCTGGATTAAGCGCCCGCAGGGGCAGGATGCGCAGGCCGATCGTTCCCTGACGGAGAAGGTCAGCGCCATTATCGAGCGCGTGAAAACCGAAGGCGATACGGCGCTAAGAGCCTTTTCGCAGCAGTTTGATAAGGTCGTGCCCGCGCAGTTTGAGGTGAGCGAGCAGGAGATCGCCGAAGCACTGGAGGGGATGGATGCCCAGACGCGCCGCGACAGTGAGTTTGCGATTAATCAGGTGCGTCGTTTTGCGCAGGCGCAGCTGGCGACCATGCAGCCGCTGGAGGTAGAGACGCTGCCTGGCGTGCATCTCGGTCACCGGATCATCCCGGTGCAGACGGTGGGCTGCTACGTGCCGGGCGGTCGGTATCCGATTCTCTCCGCTCCCGTGATGTCGATTGTTCCTGCGACGGTGGCGGGTTGTGAACAGATTATCGCCTGTCTGCCCCCGGGCGCCCATCCGGCGATGATTGCAGTTTGCCATCTGGCAGGCGCGCACCGCATTTTCAAAGTTGGCGGCGCGCAGGCCATTGCGGCTATGGCCTGGGGAACGGAGAGCATTCCGTCGGTGGACAAAATCGTTGGGCCAGGCAACGCCTTCGTTAATGAAGCGAAACGCCAGGTTTTTGGTCGGGTCGGCATTGATGCCCTCGCCGGGCCGAGCGAGATTTTCACTATCGCGGACGACAGCGCCGACCCGCGCATTCTGGCCGCCGATATGCTGGCGCAGGCAGAGCACGATATTCATACCCGCGTCGGGCTGGCGACAACCAGCCGGGATATCGCTGAGCGTACCCTGGCGGAGGTTGAGCGTCAGCTCGCCAGCCTGCCAACGGCGGCAACGGCGGGGGAGGCGTGGCGCCGGCAGGGTGAGATTGTGCTCTGCGAAGATGAAGCGCAGCTGATTGCTTTTGCTGACCATATGGCGACGGAGCATTTGCAGGTGCATACCCGCGATCCGCACGCGACGGCGGCGAAGATCCGCAACTATGGCTCGCTGTTTATTGGTCAGAACGCCAGTGTGGTGTTCTCTGATAAATGCTGCGGCACCAACCACACGTTACCGACGATGGCGGCGGCACGCTATACCGGCGGTCTGTGGGTTGGCGCGTACGTCAAAATCTGTACCCATCAGTGGATTGACGAGCAGGGTATCCCGGCAATCGCAGAACCGGCGATCCGCCAGAGCCGTACCGAGGGGATGCAGGGGCACCGACGGGCGGCGGAAATTCGTCTGCGTCCGCAGGACATTGATGCCATTACTACCGGCATGCGGGACTAA